The Medicago truncatula cultivar Jemalong A17 chromosome 4, MtrunA17r5.0-ANR, whole genome shotgun sequence genome includes a region encoding these proteins:
- the LOC25492884 gene encoding ubiquitin carboxyl-terminal hydrolase 14: MKSVSLTSFPAYLVLHMQRYVMEQGVLKKLDVSVAVPKILDISGMRSKGRQPGEELYSDTHVTDEYLPDGKGRYQLLGFVSHVGSSMDTGHYIAYVRKLDRWVLFDDNIVGAVHRPPKDMGYLYFFERLDD, translated from the exons ATGAA ATCAGTTAGCCTGACGTCCTTCCCTGCTTACTTGGTGTTGCACATGCAAAGATATGTTATGGAACAGGGTGTACTGAAAAAGCTTG ATGTATCAGTTGCTGTTCCTAAGATCTTAGATATCAGTGGTATGCGCAGCAAGGGTCGTCAACCTGGGGAAGAGCTCTATTCAGATACACATGTGACCGATGAATATCTCCCTGATGGAAAAGGAA GATATCAACTACTGGGATTTGTCAGTCACGTTGGATCATCAATGGATACTGGTCACTATATTGCATATGTCCGTAAACTTGATAGATGGGTTCTTTTCGACGACAACATTGTTGGTGCTGTCCATCGTCCTCCCAAGGACATGGGCTATCTTTACTTTTTCGAGAGGCTTGATGATTGA